AGCCTGATGCAGAACATCGATCTGGAAATCAGCTCTATCTCAGAACGTAGCCAGCGTATTACCGATCGCAGCACTGAAATAGCAACTGCTGCGAACCAACAAGGCAGCGTTGCTGGCACCATCTCCTCAGATGTTGAACGTGTGCGCCAGCAAGCTTGGCAAGTAAGCGAAATGATTCAGCAAACATCTCAAGATGTCACTAATCTGCAAAAACAATCGTCCAGTCTTACTGATCTGGTGAAAGGCCTTCGCACCGAATAACGGTTGTTCTGATGAAAAAACGGCCGCCTAAAGTGCGGCCGTTTGCATTATTGCCAAGCTTCTCTGACAATACACCACCTTTTACCGGTTACCGCGTTTTCAAAGCTCGGTACCCATATTTTGAAGTTAGGAAAACCAATGAATCCGTCTGTTTATCTGGTTAAAGGCCGTGAAAAATCATTGCGCCGTCGCCACCCATGGGTTTTCTCCCGTGGAATTCAACGCGTAGAGGGTAAACCATCCCTCGGTCAAACAGTGGATGTATATGATCATCAAGGCCAATGGTTGGCTCGCGGTGCGTTTTCTCCTAATTCCCAAATTCGTGTCCGTGTTTGGACTTTCGAACAAGAAGAAGTCAACGTCGAATTCTTCAAAAAACGCCTTCAAGAAGCGCAAGGTCTGCGTGATGTTTTGGCTACCCGTGATGGCCTGACAGGTTACCGCCTGATTGCCGCTGAATCTGATGGTTTACCTGGCATCACTATCGATCGCTATGAGAACTTCTTGGTTTGTCAGCTATTGAGTGCTGGCGCGGAAGCGCAAAAAGACAATCTGGTCGAGGCGCTTATCGCACAGTACCCAGAGTGCAGTATCTACGAGCGTTCAGATGTATCAGTACGTAAGAAAGAGGGCCTGAAAGAGCGCACAGGCGTTCTACACGGTGATTTACCACCAGCCTCTGTTGTGATTGAAGAAAACGGTGTGAAAATTAGTGTCGATATCACAGGTGGCCACAAAACCGGCTTCTACCTTGACCAGCGCGACAGCCGAGAAGCGGCAGTTAAATACGTTAACGGCAAGCGTGTACTGAACTGTTTCTGTTACACAGGCGGGTTTGGTCTTTACTCGATGAAGGGCGATGCAGTAGAAGTCATTAATGTGGACGTTTCACAACCTGCGCTGGATATCGCAAAATCTAATGCCGAAATGAACGGTTATGACCTGTCGAAAGCACAGTTTGTAAATGCGGATGTATTTAAGTTGCTTCGCGAATATCGTGACGCCGGTGAGCTGTTTGACGTTGTCATCATGGATCCACCTAAGTTTGCTGAATCTAAGGCACAATTGACTGGTGCATGTCGCGGTTACAAAGACATCAACATGCTGGCTATGCAGATCCTGAAGCCTGGTGGAACGTTACTGACTTACTCTTGTTCTGGTCTGATGGACAACGCTTTGTTCCAGAAGATCATTGCGGATGCAGCACTGGATGCACATCGCAGCGTTCAATTTATCGAGCGCTTTGAGCAAGCCGCCGACCATCCAATTGATAGCGGCTACCCAGAAGGTTTCTACCTGAAAGGTTTCGCGTGCCACGTTAAATAACTATAAAACAAGCAGCTCAAAGACCATGTCTTATGGGCTGCGCTTTACATCTTTCTTGGGGAACACAATGAAGAGAAAATTCGCTTTTGCGTCGGTGTTAACCGCATTGCTTTCTTTTGGCGCTCACGCTGACGTCAAACTTAATTTGAACGATAACGTTGAGCTACTTACCTACAACGGTAAAACTCACAAATCTTCTGTATTTGGCAAGGAAGAATCGGTGGTACTTCAAAATGGCACCCAACAGGTGGCATTTCGCTATGTGGAAAGCTTTGAGGGAGGCAAAGACGTATCTTTTGTCCGCTCTGATGTGCTGGTCGTTAAGTTTTATGCGGCTGATACCGAAGTTTTCTTCGATTTCCCAGAACACAAAAACAAGCGTCAGGTTCGACAGTTCAATGACAATCCTGAATTCGCCATTCTGGATACCAACGAATCCCCTATCGCATTTGAGCAGAACAAACTGCTTAAATCAGGCTTCCAACTGAGTCGCGATTACCTCTCCGAAATGCAACGCTTTAACCAAACAGATGCACCAGCATCATTGCAGCTGACCGCATCAGAAGTCGTTTCACAGCCAAAAGTACAGTCAAATAAAGCTCCACGAGCAAAAGTGGTTGTTGGTGGGCAAGATGCATTGAATGAAGTGGAGTACCAGCTCCACTACTGGTTTGAGAAAGCAGATGCCGAAACACAAGCACGCTTTAAAGCCTTTTTAAACGCTCGCTAAGCACTCAACATTTGAGAGAGGCCGCAGTTCAAGTGGCCTTCTTTTTTTCTGCCTATTAACAGGGTCTGTTGACCTTTGGTGGTTGAATTTTGTTCTAGCCATGAGCGTTTTAGGCGTGGCGAGGTGTTTGCCGCCTAGTCACTCTGAGCAAATAGACCTCAACAAAGCATAAAACTGAGTCGCATTCTTCCCTGTTCACTCCCAAAGTTATCGACACTTCTTTCGCAACACATCTCTCAGAAAAACGAATACTGTTAACAATATTCATGATGTTAGTAATGAAAAACCATTTAGAAACTAAATATAGACATTTATTGTCGACATTTATCATCTGACATTGTGTATCTCACCTTTGCTGACGAGCATATATTCACCGCACAAATTTAATGCAGCATGTGAAAATTTATCCATTGAAACTGTGAGTCGTTACCAAGAGCGTAAAGCTTTTCAATTCAGGAACTGATTAGAGATCTAAATCTGACGAAATCTGGGGTGTCTCACTCTTGCAACTCCTCTACTTTATTCATTGCGCGATTTAAGTGCGCTAACAACATACAAATTAATAGATAACATTTTATTTTCGAGGGATATCCAATGGATGTGACAGGTAAGAGCAAAGGATTCGCGCTCTCGGCAATCGCCGTAGCGTGTATGTTCTCTTTCAATGCACAAGCTGCTGTTGACTGTACCAACATTGAAAAATGGTCAGCAGACAAAGCATATGGCGGCGGCTCAACAGTTCAAAACGACAACAAGGTTTATACCGCTAACTGGTGGACAAAGGGTAACAGCCCAGCAACTTCATCAGGCGATTACAAAGAATGGACGCTGGTTGATCAGTGTGATACTGGCGATGTAACGCCACCGGATAATGTTCTACCAACTGTATCTCTGGACTCGCCAAGCTCATCTGACGTAATCAACACAGGTGACGTTGTCACAATCAACTCAACGGCATCAGATTCAGATGGCACCGTTGCTAACGTCGAATTCTTCGTTGATGGCGCGTCTATCGGTTCAGATACTTCTTCTCCATATTCCTTTAACTGGACGGCGGCAGAAGGTGAGCACATTATCTTCGTTCGCGCGACAGACGATAAAGGCGCAGCAACGCAAAGCGCGCCAGTTAAAGTATTCGTACAACCTAGCGTGGTACTGCCAGACAACGAAGCACCAACCGTGTCTGTTGCAGCATCAGCAACAGCTGTTGATCAAGGCGCAGTTGTTACCCTGACAGCAGATGCAGCGGACTCTGACGGCACTGTATCAAAAGTTGATTTCTATGCGGCAGGCCAATTGGTTGGTACATCAACCGCAGCTCCATACACCCTGGATTGGACAGCAAGCAAAGCGGGCAACGTCTCTGTATATGCGAAAGCGACAGACGACAAAGGCGCATCAACTGATTCTGCACTGGTCACTGTTGCCGTAGCGGGCATTCCAACGGTATCTAACTGTCGTCCAGAAGGTCTATTCCAAACACCAGGTGTTAACGTTCCATACTGTACGATCTACGATGCAGAAGGCCGTGAGGACATGGGTGCTGACCACCCTCGCCGTATCATCGGTTACTTCACCAGCTGGCGCTCAGGCGATGACTCGCAAGCCGCTTACCTTGTTAAAGATATCCCATGGGAAGAACTTACCCACATTAACTATGCATTCGTAAGCATCGGTGCTGACGGTAAAGTAAACGTCGGTGATGTGAACGATCCAAACAACGCCGCAGTTGGTAAAGAATGGCCAGGCGTAGAAGTTGATCCAGCACTTGGCTTTAAAGGTCACTTCGGTGCACTTGCAACATACAAAGCGAAACATGACGTTAAAACACTGATCTCTATCGGTGGTTGGGCGGAAACCGGCGGTCACTTCGGCCTTGACGGTAACCGTGTAGCAGACGGCGGTTTCTACACCATGACCACCAACGCTGACGGCTCAATCAACCATGCAGGTATCCAGAAGTTTGCGGACTCTGCTGTTGAAATGATGCGTAAGTACAAGTTCGATGGTCTGGATATCGACTACGAATACCCAACCTCAATGGCCGGTGCTGGTAACCCTTACGATAAAGAGTTCATGGAACCACGTCGTCAATACCTGTGGGCTTCCTACCAAGAGCTGATGCGCGTCCTTCGTGAGAAAGTCGACATCGCTTCTGAGCAAGACGGTCACCACTACATGCTGACCATCGCAGCGCCATCTTCTGGCTACCTGCTGCGCGGTATGGAAACCTTCGATGTGACCAAGTACCTCGATTACGTCAACATCATGACCTACGACCTGCATGGCGCTTGGAATGATCACGTTGGCCACAACGCAGCACTGTTCGACACAGGTAAAGACTCTGAGTTGGCAGCTTGGAACGTATATGGCACCAGCCAGTATGGCGGTATCGGTTACCTGAACACTGACTGGGCGTACCACTACTTCCGTGGCTCAATGCCAGCGGGCCGCATCAATATCGGCGTTCCTTACTACACCCGTGGTTGGCAGGGCGTAACAGGCGGTGAGAACGGTCTGTGGGGTAAAGCAGCACTTCCAAACCAAGCTGAGTGTCAACCAGGCACCGGCGAAGGTGAGAAGAACAACTGTGGTCACGGCGCGATCGGTATCGACAACATGTGGCACGATACCGATCCAAAAGGTAACGAAATGGGTGCAGGTTCTAACCCAATGTGGCATGCGAAGAACCTTGAGCATGGCATCTTTGGTACCTACGCATCTGCGTACAAACTAGACCCAGCAAACGATCCACAAGACGTTTTGAAGGGCACTTACCAGCGCAACTACGACTCAGTCGCTGTTGCACCATGGCTCTGGAATGCTGAGAAGCAAGTGTTCCTGTCGACTGAAGATGAAGCGTCAATCAAAGTAAAATCTGATTACGTTATCGACAAAGGTATCGGCGGCATCATGTTCTGGGAACTGGCGGGGGACTACGCATGTTACCAACTGGACGCGAACGGCAACCGCACTGACGTTGTAGACCCAACCGAAAATGCTTGTACGACTGGTAACGGTGAGTTCCACATGGGTAACACCATGACCAAAGCAATCTACGACAAGTTTGCAGCAGCCACACCTTATGGTGCGAAACTGTCTGAAACTGCAATGCCAACCGAAGCGGTTGATATTACGGTTAGCGTAGGTGGCTTCAAAGTGGGCGACCAGAACTACCCAATCAACCCGAAAATCACTTTCACCAACAACACTGGCGTAGAACTGCCTGGCGGTACTGAGTTCCAGTTTGACATTCCGGTTTCAGCACCAGACAACGCGAAGAGTCAGAATGGCGGTAAAGTGAAAGTCATTTCTTCTGGCCACACCAAAGCGAACAACATTGGTGGCCTGGAAGGTACTATGCACCGTTTAGCGTTCTCACTACCAACGTGGGACTCTCTGGCTCCTGGTGCAACGTATGAACTGGACTTTGTGTACTACCTGCCAATCTCTGGCCCTGCGAACTACACAGTAAACATCAACGGTGTTGATTACGCATTCGCATATGAGTACAGCGACCTGCCATTGGCAGACCTGTCAGCAGGCGGTGGTAATGGTGGCGGTGACAATGGTGGTGGCACAGGTACTTGTGACACGACTGGCATCGTGGTTTACCCAAATCTACCTCAGACTGACTGGGCAGGTAACCCAAGCCACGCAGCCGCAGGTGACAAAGTCGTGAAAGACGACGTTGTTTACCAAGCAAACTGGTGGACTGCTTCTGTTCCAGGTAGCGATGGTAGCTGGACCAAAGTGTGTGGCTAATCCACTAATTTAAATCACTTAAGTAGACAAAGCCGACTCAATTGAGTCGGCTTTTTATTGGCCATCACACTGGAAAGTACTCTATGCCTGTCTGTTCAGAATAATTGAACAGTTCCGTAGAAAACATTGGCATTATTCAATGCGATAAACCTGTTAGAATCACCTCGTCTTTCACTAAAGTTCGCGTCAATGGTTTTGGAAAACGGCGATTTATCAACGCTTTCCCCCTACATTTCTGATTTTGTTCGCGACCATCCTACTCCGGAAGGATTCATGATCTATAAATTGTTCGAACGCGTTACGCTAGCCTTTCCACCAGAGCAACCGGAACAGCCACCTAATGGCCTGCTTGCATTTTGTCGCCACTACACCAAAGGTTTTGAACGACCGCTGATTACCATGGCGGTGCTCACGGCATTTATCGCCATTGCGGAAGTATCACTGTTTGGCTTTATGGGACAGCTGGTTGACTGGCTGACTAATCAAGATAAAACCACGTTTCTCGCCGACGAGGGTAATACTCTGATTGGGATAGGGCTGCTTATCCTAATTGGTATGCCAATACTTGTCGCTGTGCATTCTTTGGTTTTGCACCAGTCGCTACTTGGTAACTACCCAATGTCCATTCGCTGGATGGCACACCGTTACCTGCTGAAGCAGAGCATCGGCTTCTATCAGAATGACTTCGCAGGTCGTATTGCAACCAAGGTCATGCAGACTGCGCTGTCTATCCGCGAAACCGTGATGAAGCTGCTGGATGTGGCGGTATATATTGCCGTCTACTTTATCTCCATGCTGTTTATCGTTGGCCAAGCAGATATCCGTCTTATGCTCCCAATGCTGGTTTGGTTGATGGCCTACATTGGCATCCAGATTTACTTTGTCCCCAAGTTGAAAGCAGTCTCCACCGAGCAGGCAGATGCCCGCTCGTTGATGACAGGCCGTATCGTGGACAGCTACACCAACATCGCCACGGTCAAACTGTTCTCACATACCGATAGAGAGACCCAATACGCCGAAGAAGGCATGGGCGTATTTATGGACACGGTTTACCGCCAAATGCGTCTGGCGACCGGCTTTAATATCTCGGTAGAGATCGCTAACTACGCCCTGCTGTTCTCCATCAGCGCCATGTCTATCTGGCTCTGGTTGGACTCCGCGATCACCGTAGGCGCGATAGCTATTGCGGTCAGCCTTGCACTGCGCATCAACAGCATGTCGAAGTGGATAATGTGGGAAATCGGTTCGCTGTTTGAAAACATCGGTACCGTAGTAGATGGAATGGCGACGCTTTCCAAGCCTGTCGAAGTGTTGGACAAGATGAACGCACCTGCATTAGAGGTGCCTCAAGGCGCTATTAACTTCACCGATGTTCGCTTCCATTATGGTGAAGGCAAAGGCGTGATTGAAAAACTGAACCTCAACATCAAGCCGGGTGAAAAAGTCGGTCTCGTTGGTCGTTCAGGAGCAGGTAAATCAACCTTAGTGAATCTTCTAATGCGTTTTCACGATGTGGAAGGCGGTGAAATCCGTATCGACGGTCAGAACATTTCAGCCGTGACACAGGATTCACTGCGCGCCAATATCGGCATGGTGACTCAGGACACTTCCCTGCTGCACCGCTCTATCCGTGAAAACATCCTTTACGGTGACCCAAATGCCAGCGAAGACGCGATGCTCGCCGCTGCGAAGAAAGCACAAGCTCACGACTTTATCGAAACCCTGAGCGACCCACATGGTAATCGTGGTTACGATTCGCAGGTAGGTGAACGCGGTGTGAAGCTGTCTGGCGGTCAACGTCAGCGTGTGGCAATTTCCCGTGTTCTGCTAAAAGACGCGCCAATTCTTATTCTTGATGAAGCGACTTCAGCGCTGGATTCGGAGGTGGAAGCAGCAATTCAGGAAAGTCTTTATCAATTAATGGAAGGTAAAACCGTTATCGCCATTGCTCACCGACTTTCCACCATCGCTGCGATGGACAGACTGATTGTGCTTGATCAAGGTGAAATCGTGGAACAAGGCACCCACCAAGAGCTGATTTCCAGTGGTGGCATCTACGCTCAACTCTGGCAGCATCAAACCGGTGGCTTTATTGGTGACTGAACCCGATTAAGTTAGGGAAAAGGACGCTTTGGCGTTCTTTTTTGTCTCAGTTATCTTTCAAAATCGCAAAGTTAGGAAAGCTCTCCTACCCTTGTATTGAATCATTGTAGGGGATGAGATTTATGTTCAACGTGAAAACCACCATAAAAACAACTCTTCTGGCCACCGCAGTTTTCGGCCTCACCGCTTGTTCTGATTACGACCCTGTTGCAGAGAGTGACTGCGGTAAAGTTGTTAGCCATGCTCAGAAAATTCTTGGTGCATTAGCACCTTCAGCGGGTGAATTAATGAGCCAGTGCAAAGCAGCTTCCGACAGCGAACGCGGTTGTGTGATGGCATCGACCAAAAAAGGCCAACTCGCGCAGTGCCTATAATCGAATAAACTGTCGTATACTGGCGCCCGTTTTTTAACGGGAGCCATGTATGCAACGTTCCACTCTTATCGGCCTGAAAGTTGGCCTGCTCGCCCTTCTTCTTTTTATTGGTATGCTCGGCATGAGCACCAACTCACCCGCAACAGAATGGCTCAAAGAAGCGTTTTTGGGCATAAGCTTTGCATTTGCATTTGGCTTGGGCGCTCCGGAAGCACTGGCTTACATGCTGGCGACAATCGTGTTTATTGCGGTTTTCTGTGTGGGGTATTTTGTAGGGAAGAAGGCTTCTGGCAGATTGGATAGCTAAAGCTGACTACACTTCCGACTAAACCAAAGTTTTTGTAACAGCCCGTAAGCCCCAAAGTGGCCAGACTCGCCGTCATTAATCGCGATTTTCGGCCATTACGGGCCGCGTGGAAACCCCACTGGCCGTATGTCTCAGTAAGTTTGCAGGGGATAATCAAACTATTCACTAGACTATTTCCACATCGCGGAAATATACTGCGCTTCCTGTTATTACTGTAGGAATACTTTGTGGACCCCAACTCTAGTCAATTGTGTCAAACCTTACTGGCTTCTCGTCACCAAGGGAGGACGCAACAATGATTGAGACCCTTCTTACCCTTCTGTTCGGCATTCTATTTATCTTGGCTATTATCGCAGCAAACGGCTACTTCGTTGCCCAAGAGTTTGCTTACATGGCCGTGGACAGAGCAAGACTCGCAACGCTGGCAGCCACTGGCGATGAAGCCGCAAAACGCGCGCTCAAAGTCACCAAACGTACCAGCTTTATGCTTTCCGGTGCCCAACTTGGCATTACGGTAACCGGCTTGGTGTTGGGTTTCGTTGCAGAACCCCTTGTTGGCCAGTCGCTGGGCGTATTGTTGCAAGGTTTTGGGTTATCGCTAGAGGCGGGTATCGCTCTAGGTACCGTCATCACTTTGGGTGTCGCTATGGTCGTTCAAATGATCATGGGCGAGCTGTACCCGAAAAACCTCGCGATTGCGAACGCAGAGCCAATGGCTCGCATGATGTCCCGCTCAACACTAATTTACATGTCTGTGTTTGGCTTTTTCATCAGCTTCTTCGACAAATCAGCAAACCTTCTGCTTCGCGCGGTTCGCATTGAACCAGTGCACGATCTTGACGTGAGTGCGTCAGAAGAAGACTTGCACCATATCATCGCTAACTCGCGTGAAACAGGTGATATCCCAGTCGAACTGTCGCTGATGATGGATCGTATTCTGGATTTCCCAGAGCGCGACGTAGAACACGCGATGGTGCCTCGTTCACAAGTGGATTGGGTTGAGCCAGAAACCACATTGACTGAATTAGTGTCGCTAATGGCACAAGCACATACCCGTTACCCAGTGGTTAACGACGATGATGCGCCTGTGGGTGTGGTTCATTTGCCTGACGTACTGGCCCGTATTGATGCCGGCCATGCTGACGACACTGTGGAATCAGTGATGCGCCCTGCTACCGTGCTGCCAACGCTTATGAGCCTACCAGACGCTCTGGATCAGCTAGAAAAATCAACTAACCATCTGGCGTGTGTCATTGACGAGTACGGCGGTTTTGCTGGCGTACTGACGATTGAAGACCTTGCAATGGAAATCGTGGGCGAAATCACCGACGAGCACGACGCGGACGCGGCTGATGCCGTTGTGCCACAGAGCGACAATGTATGGCTGATGGTAGGTGACGTCCACATCGACGAAGTGGAACGTGCGATTGGCTACGACCTGCCGAAAGACGATGTGGAAACCATCGCCGGTATGTTGATTGCGGAGCGCGGCGCACTTCCGGCTGAAGGTGAGACAGTCGTTATCGAACTGCCAGTCGACCCATCCGAATTTGCTTCTGGCGAGCTGTTCAAGCGCCATCTTGAAGTTGAAGTGTTGCGTATTGAGCGACACGTTCCAACAGAGGTGCGCGTCAAACTTGTAGAGAATCCAGTTGAGGAGGGTGAAGAATGATGACCGATCCGTTGATTGTCACTTTGGTGACCTCTGCCCTCATCATACTGAGTGGCTTCTTCGTTATCATCGAATTTGCATTGATGGGTGCACGCCGCCACCGCTTGGAAGAAATGGCTGTGGAAAGTGCGTCTGCACGCGCTGCGCTGCGTGGCATGAATGACCTGACACTCATGCTAGCCGGTGCCCAGTTGGGCATTACCTTCTGTACCTTTGCGTTGGGTGCAGTCACCAAGCCAGCGGTAGACCATTGGATTGGACCCGTGTTTGCCTCGATGGGCATGCCGGAATGGGCGGTAGATGGTGCTTCGTTCGGTTTTGCACTGTTCGTCGTGACCTTCCTTCACCTTGTTGTCGGTGAAATGGCACCCAAGTCCTGGTCGATTGCACATCCTGAAAAATCAGCACTGGCGATTGGCCTTGTAGCACGCGCTTACGTGTGGCCACTGCGTCCGTTGCTGAACTGGATTAACCGCATTGCGAACAGACTGGTGAAAGCATCTGGCGTTGAGCCAGTTGAAAGTGCCGCTGTCGGTGGGCAGGACATTGATACCATCCGTCAGCTCGTCGAACACTCAGGTAAAGTGGGTACACTGCAACCGAGTATTCAGAAGCAGCTTTCTGGTCTGATTGACCTGAGTTCAATCCCAGTTGAAACACTGGTCACGGAAGGTCAGGTCATGGCGCATGTTGACAAGCGCGCAACCGTTGCGGAAGTTCGCAAGGTGTCGATGGAATCTGGACACATGCGTATTCTGGTATTCGGCAACCGTGGCCTGAAACCACTTGTGGTTCACGTCCGTGATACCCTGCTGGAACCCGCTGACCGCCCTGCACGTGAAGTCGCACGAAAAGCGCATGTACTTGATGCCAACACACCGGTATACGAAGCGCTGGCGCGTATGCGAGAAGCAAGTGTGCAGATTGCTGTGGTGAGCAAAGGCGACAAGATGATTGGTGTCGTCACGCTGGCAGATATCCTGAAGCGTGTGCTGCCAACATCAGCTGCGAGCTAACCGTCCCGCTATTATCCCAATAAAAACGCCACCTTTTCAGGTGGCGTTTTCGTTTTTATCAAACCTTGAATCACAAGCGTTTACATGAAATCTGATAGTCAGCTTAGGCCGCACTCAACACTTTCTGCTGATGAGCAAGATACTCTTCGTATGTGCCTTGGAAGTAATCCAGCTTCTTGTCTTTGATTTCGATAACCGCCGTCGCCAGTGATGAGACAAACTCGCGATCGTGACTGACGAAAATCAGCGTTCCAGGATACACTTTCAGCGCGCTGTTCAGTGCTTCAATTGCTTCCATGTCCATGTGGTTGGTTGGCTCATCCATCACCAGCACGTTGATGTCTTGCATCATCAGTTTGCCGAATATCAGGCGGTTCTTCTCGCCACCCGAACAGTTTCTGGCTTTCTTGTTGACATCATCTTCGGTAAACAGCAGACGCCCCAGAATCGCACGCACAATCAGGTCGTTATGCTTTGCAGTACGCCACTGTGAAATCCACTCAAAGATGGTCATGTCGTTGTCGAAGTCAGCAGTACAATCCTGAGGACAGTAACCGACAGACGCATTCTCCGCCCACTTCACCACGCCTTCGCTTTGCTCAAGCTCGTTCACCAAACAGCGCAGCAGCGTGGTTTTACCCACACCGTTCTCACCGATAACCGCAAGGCGTGAGCCCGCTTCCAACAACAGGTTGCCATTTTCAAACAGCATCTCGCCATCGTAGCCATGACCCACTTCTTGCAACTCAAGTGCCTGACGGTGCAGTTTCTTACCTTCACCAAAATCAATCGACGGACTGATACGGCTAGAGGTTTTCACTTCATCCAGCTTGATTTTGTCCATGCGTTTCGCGCGCGAACTCGCCAGCTTTGCTTTAGAGGCGTTGGCACCAAAGCGGTTCACAAACTCTTGCAGCTCGTTAATTTCGGCCGCTTTCTTGGCGTTACTCGCCAGCAATTGCTCTCGTTGCAAACCAGATGCTTCCAGGAAGTAGTCATAGTTACCCGGATAGATGCGCAGCTCACCATAATCAATGTCAGCCATATGGGTACAGACCGTGTTCAGGAAGTGACGGTCGTGCGAAATGATAATCATGGTGCACTTACGCTGGCTTAACTCTTCCGCCAACCAACCGATGGTGTGAATATCCAGGTTGTTCGTCGGTTCGTCCAGTAGCAGAATATCTGGGTTCGCAAACAGCGCCTGCGCCAACAGCACACGCAGTTTCCAGCCCGGCGCAACGTGCTGCATCAAGCCAAAGTGCAGGTATTCTTCAATACCTGCTTTGATCAGGATATCGCCCGCGCGGCTTTCTGCGGTGTAGCCATCCATTTCTGCGAACTCGACTTCAAGCTCCGCGACTTTCATGCCGTCTTCTTCGCTCATTTCCGGCAAAGAATAAATGCGGTCACGCTCTTGCTTCACTTCCCACAGCTTCTTGTCACCCATGATGACCACATCAATCACGTTGAAGTTTTCGAACGCAAACTGATCCTGACTCAACACACCCAACTTCAATCCCGGTGCGATCGACACGTTACCAGAGCTAGGTGCCAGTGCGCCGCTCAAGATCTTCATAAAGGTCGATTTGCCACAGCCATTCGCGCCAATCAGGCCATAACGGTTACCGTTACCGAACTTAGCTGAGATGTTTTCAAACAACGGCTCCGCGCCAAATTGCATGGTGATGTTAGCGGTTGAAATCAATGA
The nucleotide sequence above comes from Grimontia kaedaensis. Encoded proteins:
- a CDS encoding CNNM domain-containing protein; the encoded protein is MTDPLIVTLVTSALIILSGFFVIIEFALMGARRHRLEEMAVESASARAALRGMNDLTLMLAGAQLGITFCTFALGAVTKPAVDHWIGPVFASMGMPEWAVDGASFGFALFVVTFLHLVVGEMAPKSWSIAHPEKSALAIGLVARAYVWPLRPLLNWINRIANRLVKASGVEPVESAAVGGQDIDTIRQLVEHSGKVGTLQPSIQKQLSGLIDLSSIPVETLVTEGQVMAHVDKRATVAEVRKVSMESGHMRILVFGNRGLKPLVVHVRDTLLEPADRPAREVARKAHVLDANTPVYEALARMREASVQIAVVSKGDKMIGVVTLADILKRVLPTSAAS
- a CDS encoding ABC-F family ATPase, translated to MISTANITMQFGAEPLFENISAKFGNGNRYGLIGANGCGKSTFMKILSGALAPSSGNVSIAPGLKLGVLSQDQFAFENFNVIDVVIMGDKKLWEVKQERDRIYSLPEMSEEDGMKVAELEVEFAEMDGYTAESRAGDILIKAGIEEYLHFGLMQHVAPGWKLRVLLAQALFANPDILLLDEPTNNLDIHTIGWLAEELSQRKCTMIIISHDRHFLNTVCTHMADIDYGELRIYPGNYDYFLEASGLQREQLLASNAKKAAEINELQEFVNRFGANASKAKLASSRAKRMDKIKLDEVKTSSRISPSIDFGEGKKLHRQALELQEVGHGYDGEMLFENGNLLLEAGSRLAVIGENGVGKTTLLRCLVNELEQSEGVVKWAENASVGYCPQDCTADFDNDMTIFEWISQWRTAKHNDLIVRAILGRLLFTEDDVNKKARNCSGGEKNRLIFGKLMMQDINVLVMDEPTNHMDMEAIEALNSALKVYPGTLIFVSHDREFVSSLATAVIEIKDKKLDYFQGTYEEYLAHQQKVLSAA
- a CDS encoding hemolysin family protein; this encodes MIETLLTLLFGILFILAIIAANGYFVAQEFAYMAVDRARLATLAATGDEAAKRALKVTKRTSFMLSGAQLGITVTGLVLGFVAEPLVGQSLGVLLQGFGLSLEAGIALGTVITLGVAMVVQMIMGELYPKNLAIANAEPMARMMSRSTLIYMSVFGFFISFFDKSANLLLRAVRIEPVHDLDVSASEEDLHHIIANSRETGDIPVELSLMMDRILDFPERDVEHAMVPRSQVDWVEPETTLTELVSLMAQAHTRYPVVNDDDAPVGVVHLPDVLARIDAGHADDTVESVMRPATVLPTLMSLPDALDQLEKSTNHLACVIDEYGGFAGVLTIEDLAMEIVGEITDEHDADAADAVVPQSDNVWLMVGDVHIDEVERAIGYDLPKDDVETIAGMLIAERGALPAEGETVVIELPVDPSEFASGELFKRHLEVEVLRIERHVPTEVRVKLVENPVEEGEE